From the genome of Thermaerobacter marianensis DSM 12885:
GGCGACCTGGCGCGCCGGGTCGTCCGTCAGGGCATGGGCGGCGGCGGCCAGGGCGGGGCCGAGGGGCAACGCCACCGCCGCGGTGGCCGCGTTCATCCCCAGGTGGAAGAGGGCCAGGTCCAGGGCCGGGCCGCGGAGCAGAAGCCCCGCCAGGAGCACGTCACTGGTCGTCCCCACGTTGGCGCCGTACACCACCGGCAGGGCCTCCCCGGGCCGGAGGAACCCGGCCGCCACCGCCCGCTGCAACAGGGCCAGCACCGCGCTGCTGGAAAGGGCCGCCGCCGAGAGCACGAGCCCGGCGGTGAAGCCCGCCCAGGGCTGGCGGACCCACGCGGCCCAGGCACCGGCACCGCCGGCACCGCCGGCGCTGGCGCCCGTCAGGGATCCCAGCGCCCGTCCCAGGCCGTCCAGGCCGGTCAGGGCGGCGGCGAAGCCCAGGGCGGCGAGACCCGCGGCCCGCAGCCGGGGGCGGCGCCAGGTGGCAGCGGCCAGTGCCAGGCCACCGCCTGCCAGCAACACGGCGAGGCCGGCACTGGGTGCCGCGGTCAGGTGGGCGGTCAGGGTGGTCCCCAGGTTGGCGCCCACCAGAGCCCCGCGCGCGGCGGATCGGGGTGCCCATCCGGCGGCCGCCGCGGCCAGCAGCAGGAGCCCGAAGGTGCTGGACGACTGCAGCAGCGCCGTCAGCACGAGGCCCGCCACCAGGCCGTGGTACGGCCCGGCATCGTGCAGCCGGTGGACCGTTTGCTCCAGGCGGTCGCCGGCAGCCTGGCGGAGCCCCCACGTGGTCAGCGCAAGGCCGGCGGCCAGGCCCGCCACGTTCACGGCGATGCGGCCAAGGGGAGCGAAGGGCACGGCACCTCACCCCCGCGGCGGCCTCCGCGCAGCAGCGCGACCCGCATGCCGCCGGTGCCATAAGAGTTTACTGGGGTCCGGAGCGGTTCATATCCGGCGGCGGGAGGGGGCCGAGGGCCGGCGGGCCGGGACCGAGCGGGCCGGCGGTCCGGGTGGCGAAAGGGTCGGTGGACCGCCGGCGCGACGCCGGTGCCGCGGCGGCGGCATGGGAGGGAACCGAAAAGGGCCGGTTGCGCGAGCAACCGGCCCTCGGAAGCCTACCTGCCCCCCTCGGCCCTAACGCCGGATCAGCCGGGCGATGATCATCGCCGCGACGGCGCCGGCGGCCGAGATCACCCAGTTGGGGATGCGGGTCTTGGCCCGGGTGCGCATCGTCAAGCGCATAGGACCACCCCCATCCTAGCGTGCGCGGCGGGGTGCCGCCTGCTCCTGGCAATGGCTGCGGCCGTGGGCAGGGGCCTGCCGCGCCGCGGATGGGTCGGTATCGAGCCGTGCCTACCGGACGCCCGCTTCCTGCCCCGGCGCCGCCGGGACGACGTCGCTGGTGCCCTCCAGGAACCAGGCGGCCTCCATCGCCGCCTTGCAACCCTCGGCCGCCGCCGTCACCGCCTGGCGGTAGCGGTGGTCGCGCACGTCGCCGGCGACGAAGACGCCCGGGATGCGGGTGCGCGGGCCGTCGGCGATGATGTAGCCGCGTTCGTCCAGGTCCAGATGGCCGCGCAGGAACTCGGTGTTCGGCTTGTGCCCGATGGCGACGAAGACGGCGGCGCAGGGAATCTGGCTCACCTCGCCGGTCTTCACGTTGCGGACGCGCACGCCCTCGACCTTGTCCTCGCCCAGGATGTCCTCGACTACCGTGTCCCAGACGAACCGGATCCGGTCGTGGGCCATGGCGCGCTCCTGCATGATCTTGCTGGCCCGCAGCCGGTCGCGCCGGTGGATCACCGTCACCGAGCGGCAGATGCGCGCCAGGTAGAGCGCCTCCTCCATGGCGGTGTCGCCGCCGCCGACCACCACCACGTCCTGGTCGCGGAAGAAGGCGCCGTCGCAAGTGGCGCAGCTGGAGACGCCGCGGCCCATCAGCTTCTTTTCGCCGGGAAGACCGAGCCACTTGGCCGACGCGCCGGTGGCGATGATCACCGCGTCCGCCTCCAGCTCCTTGGAGCCGACCTTGAGCTTGAAGGGCCGCTGGCTGAAGTCCACACCCGTCACGTCCCCGTCGACGAACCGGGCACCGGCGCGCTCCGCCTGCTGGCGCATGCGCGCCATGAGATCGGGGCCCAGGATGCCGTCAGGGAAGCCGGGGAAGTTCTCGACCTCGGTGGTCAGCATGAGCTGGCCGCCGGCCTCCCACCCCGCCACCACGGTGGTGTCCAGGTTGGCCCGGGCGGCATAGATCGCCGCCGTCAGGCCGGCGGGACCGGAGCCGACGATGACCACGCGCTGCGAGGACATGGTGCGTCACCTGCCTTTCGCCGCCATTCTACCAGACGTCCCTGGGGCTTTTTGCCCCCCGCGGCGCCCTTCGGATATGATGGAGAGCGGGTCGCGGCCCGCCGCGAAGCCGGCGGCGGTCGCAGGGTGCGGGCCGGATGTCCCGTATCGCCCGTATCCTGCCACCGGCGACGGCCGCATCCGGTGGCCGGGCCCGCGGAAGGAGGGCGCCAGATGCCGATCGTTCCCCAGCTTCTGCGCCAGGCCATGGGGCAGTTCGCCACCGGCGTCACCCTGGTGACCGCCGAGGTCGACGGAACCGTCCATGCCATGACCGCCAACGCCATCACCTCCGTGTCCCTGGAACCGCCCTTGGTGCTGGTGTGCGTGGGGCGAGAGCGGGTCATGCACGGCGTGCTGGAGCAGGCGGGGCGTTACGGGATCAACGTGCTGGCGGCCGAGCAGGAGCCCGTAGCCCGGTTCTTCGCCCGCCAGACGGATCAGGAGCCGGCCTACCGCTTCATCAAGGAGCCGCCGCGGGCCCCCCGCCTGGAGGGCGCCCTGGCTTACCTGGACTGCCGGATCGTCGAGCGACTTCCCGGCGGCGACCACACGATCTTCCTCGCCGAGGTGGAACACGCCGAGGTCCAGGGCGGCGACCCGCTGCTCTTCTTTGGCGGCCGGTACGGCCGTCTGGCCAGCCAGCCGGCGGCGCCGTCCCTGCGCTGACCGGCCCGCAACCCCGGCCAAGGAGGCACCGGCCCGATGGACGAACGCGGCATCCCGCCGGCCGAGCCTGGACCCACGGCCTGGACGGGGCGGGACTCGTTCCTGGCCTGGACCAAGGCGCAGCGCGCCGCGGAGCTGCTGAACCGGTTGCCGGAGCCCGCGCGCCGGGGCTGGACCTTCGACCGGCTGGTGCGCCTGCTGGAAGCCCTGGGGCTGACCCGGCCGCACCAGTACCTGGAGGCCGGCTGGTGGGTGCCCGAGGCGGTGCGCCGGGATCCCCAACGTTCGGAGGAGCTCTACCGGCGGGTGCAAGAGGCCATGGCCGGCGGGGTGATCCCGCCCGCCCATGCCCCTTATACATGGGACGACGTCCGGCGCCTGGTCGAGCTCTGCGGCTTCACGGCGGACGAACTGGTCGCCCAGCTGGCGTGGGTGTACGCCCTGACCTTGGGCGAGACGATCTTCGTCGAAACGGCAAGCCGGGTGGCCGGGCCGCGCCAGGGCGGAACCGAACCGGGGAATGCGCCAGGGCCCCCCGGCGGGGGCTCGGGCGACCCTTGACGCAACTGAGGGCATGACGGTTCGGGCGGGAGCTCGCCGCCTCCGGCCGCGCCGTTGGACGGCGCGCGGTGCATGGCCCGACCACCGGGTACGCCGGCGCGTCCTGCGTTCCGCCGCGGGGAACGCAGCCCGGTGTTCACGCTTCGCGCCCACCCGCGTGTTCCGCCTCGTACCGGTAGATCCCCGCCTGCAGGACCTTCAGCGCCAGCAGGGCGCACTTGAGCCGGACGGGGCTCAAGGGGATGCCGAGCATGGCCAGGACGTCGTCCTTGTCCATCGTCTTGATCTCGTCCAGCGTCTTGCCCTGAACGGCCTCGGTGAGCATGGAGGCCGACGCCTGGCTGATGGCGCAGCCGCGGCCGTCAAAAGCGGCCGCTTCGACCCGGCCCCCGTCGTCCAGGCGTACCTCGAAGCGCACCTGATCGCCGCAGAGGGGGTTCATGTCCTCGTGCCGGATCTGCGCCCCCTCCAGGGTGCCGCGGTTGCGCGGGTTGCGGTAGTGGTCCAGGATGTTCTCCCGGTAGAAATCGCTGCCCACCGATGGACGCCTCCCTGGGTGACGACCCCGTCAGGAACCCGCCAGCAACCGCCGGGCGTGGTGGAGCGCGGCCACCAGGCGGTCCACGTCGTCCCGGTCGTTGTAGATGTAGAAACTGGCCCGGGCCGTGGCCACCACTCCCAGGTGGCGGTGCAGGGGCTGGGTGCAGTGGTGACCCGCCCGGATGGCCACCCCCTCGCCGTCCAGCACCTGGGCCAGGTCGTGGGGGTGGACCCCTTCCACCGTGAAGCTGATCACGCCGCCGCGGTGCTCGGGGGCGGGGCCGTAGATCGTCAGGCCCGGGATCTCCCGCAGCCGCTCCCAGGCGTAGCGTACCAGTTCCCGCTCGTGGGCGGCCACGGCCTCCATGCCCAGCCGCTCCAGGTAGTCCAGGGCGGCGGTGAAGGCCGCCGCCTCGGCGATGGGCGGCGTCCCCGCTTCGAAGCGGTGGGGCGGGTCGGCCCAGGTGGATCGTTCAACCTCCACCTGCCGGATCATGCCGCCGCCGCCCAGCAGGGGCTCCATCTCCGCCAGCCGCTCCCGCCGCCCGTACAGGACGCCCAGGCCCGTGGGCCCCAGCATCTTGTGGGCCGAGAAGGCGAGGAAGTCGACCCCCAGCTCCGCCACGTCGACCGGCAGGTGGGGCACGCTCTGGGCGCCATCCACCACCACCACGGCCCCCGCCTGCCGCGCCTGTCGTGCCAGTTCGGCCACGGGGTTGATGGTGCCCAGCACGTTGGACATGTGGGCCAGGGCCACCACCTTCGGGCGGTGTTCTTCCAGCAGGCGCGTGAAGGCGTCCCGGTCCAGCCGGCCGTCGCCGGTCAGCGGTACGGCCCGCAGGTGGAACCCGCCGCGGGCGGCCACCTGCTGCCAGGGCACCAGGTTGCTGTGGTGCTCCATCAACGTGACCAGGATGGTGTCGCCGGGCCGCAGGCGGTGCAACGCCCAACCCCAGGCCACCAGGTTCAGGGCTTCAGTGGCGCCGCGGGTGAAGACGATCTCGTCCTCCCGCGCCCCCAGAAAGGCGGCGGTACGGGCGCGGGCCCCCTCGTAGGCGGCGGTGGCCTCCTCGGCCAGGGTGTGGATGCCCCGGTGGACGTTGGCGTTGCTTTGCCGGTAGAACTCGGCCAGGGCGTCGATCACCGCACCCGGCTTCTGGGAGGTGGCGGCGCTGTCCAGGTACGCCAGCGGCCGGCCGTGGACCTGGCGCTGCAGGATGGGAAAGTCGCGGCGGATCACGGCGGGGTCGAAGGATGCCGGAGATGTGCCCGCGCCGGGCGCCGGGACCGGGGCGCCGGCGGAGGGGCGGCCGGGGATTGCCATGGCCCCATGCCCTCCTTAATTACCGCTTACCGCAATGACCGCTTACCGTGAGGACGGTGACCACGAGGACGGCCCAGGGCAGGCGGTCCAGGGGACGCCCATCCGGAAGAACCCGGGCCAGGGCACGGGCGCGGGCCCCCACGGGCCCGCGCCCCCCGCCCCGTCCTGGCGGCCTCAGACCACCTTTTCGAGCACCAGCTCGCTGATCCGCTCCCGGGCGGCGTCGTTGGGGATCTTGCCCAGAAGCGGCTCGAAGAAACCGCTGACCAAAAGCCGCCGGGCCTGCTTCTCGTCGAGGCCCCGGCTCCGCAGGTAGAACAGCTGCTCCTGGTCCACCTGACCCACGGTGGCGCCGTGGCTGGCCTTGACGTCGTCGGCCTCGATCTCCAGGCTCGGGATGTCGTCAAGGACCTTGGCCTCAGGCGAGAGGATCAGCGTGTTGCTGCTGAGATAGTCTTCGCTCTTGTGGGCACCCCGCTCGATGCGGATCAGGCCCTGGTAGACCAGGCGCGAGGCCCCGGTCAGGATGCCCCGGGCCGTCATGTTGCCGAACGTGCTCTGGGACGCGTGGCGGCTCTTGGTGAACAGGTCGAAGTGCTGCTGCCCCGACGCGGCGTAGGCCAGGATGTTCTCCATGCTGGCGCCGGGTTCGACCATCTCCAGGGTGAACAGGTTGCGGGTCTGGCTGCCGCCGAAGAAGCCCGTCGTGGCCACCAGGGTCGCGTCGCGCCGCACCACGCCGGCCTTCTGGGAGAACTCCCGCACCGGCGCCCGCCAGTTCTGCACGCTGACGTAATCGAGCCGTGCCGCCGGCTGGACGTGGATCTCCAGTTGGCCGGTGTACAGCGCCGCCTCGCTCAGATCGTGGGCGTCGCTCTCGTCGAAGAGGGTCGCCTGGGCCTGCTCGTCCACCACCACGAGGCCGTGGCCCGACACCGAGGCGCCCGCCGCACCGGCGGTGATCAGGGTGATCAGGTAGATGGGCTTCTCCACCACCAGGCCCCGGGGCACGTACACGAAGAACCCGCCGGTCCAGAAGGCGGCGTGCAGGGCCGCGAACCGGTCGGACCGGGGATCGAGGCCGCTCTTCATGTAGTACTTCTCCACCAGGTCCGCGTGGGTGCGGGCGGCGGTGTGCAGGTCGGTCACCACCAGGCCGCGGTCGGCCAGGGCGGGATCCATGTGGCGCACCTCGACCCGGCCGTCGGTCTGCACCGCGATGGCGGCCGCTTCCGTCGCGGGCGGCAGGGCGGCCTCCGCCCAGGCGGGCAGGGCCGACGCCGGGGCCACGGGGCGAAGGGCTTGCAGGTTCAGGTCATCCACCTTGGTGTGGCGCCAGGACGGCAGGGGCAGCTCGTTGAAGATGCGCAGGGCTTCCCGCCGGCGCTCCACCAGCCAGTCGGGCTCGTCGTGGGCGCGGGCGATGCGGTCCACCAGGTCGGCGGTGAACCCCTGCGCCTGCGCCAGGGTGTCCAGGTTGTCCAGGGAGTTCGCCATGGGCCTTCCCTCCTGCCTCTGCGGCCTCAGCCGACCTGCGCCTTGATCCAGTCGTACCCCTTGGCCTCGACCTCTTCCGCCAGCTCGCGGCCGCCGGAACGGACGATGCGCCCGTCGACCATGATGTGGACGAAGTCGGGCTCGATGTACTTCAGGATGCGCTGGTAGTGGGTGATGACGATGGCGCCCAGCTGGGGACCCCGCAGGCTGTTGAACACCCGGGCCACGTCCTTGAGGGCGTCGATGTCCAGGCCCGAGTCGGTCTCGTCCATGATGGCGAACTTGGGCTTGAGCACCGCCATCTGGAGCATCTCGCCCTTCTTCTTCTCGCCGCCGGAGAAGCCTTCATTCAAGTAGCGACGGGTGAAGGAGGGGTCCCAGCGCAGCTGTTCCAGGGCGCCCTCGATCTCCTTCTGCAGGGCGGCCAGGGAGGCCAGGTTCTTCCCGGATCCGGCGGGGCCCGCCGGCTCCTCGCCGCGCAGGGAGTTGACCGCCGTGCGGAGGAAGTTGGCCACGCTCACCCCGGGCACTTCCTGGGGATACTGGAAGGCCAGGAAGAGGCCCCGCTTCGCCCGCTCGTCGGGCGGCAGCTCGAGGATGTTCTCGCCGTCCAGCAGGACCTCGCCGCCCGTCACCTCGTACCGCGGGTGGCCCATGAGGGTGTAGGCCAGGGTGCTCTTGCCGGACCCGTTGGGGCCCATGATGGCGTGGACCTCGCCCTGGCGGACCGTCAGGTTCACGCCCTTGAGGATCTCCTTCTCCTCCACGTTGCAGCGCAGCTCGCGGATCTCCAGCGTCGACGCCATGGGCGCGACCTCCTCCGTCAGCCGGCACGCGTCGCCGCCGCCCGGGGGCGGCGGCGGCCGGACCTTTTGATGCCCAGTTCTCAATTTATAATACTTTTAAATGCCGGGGCTGGCAAACCCGCACCGGGTTGGGGAGAAGCACCGGCGGCGGCTGCTCCTTCCGACGGACGGCCCGGCGGCGAGGCCCGGGCCGGGCGGGAGCGGTGGGAGGGAACCCGGGCGCGGCAGGGAATCCACGTCAAGGAACGCACCGTCCACACCGCCCTGGCAGCACGGGCAGCACGCCCCGCGGGATACAGCCGTCCTGCAGCCTCGCGGCGGTCGCAGTCACCATCCTGATTCCTAGAGAGGATGTCTGCCGTTGGCGACACGCAGCGATACGGCCCGCTTGCTGGAAGAACTGGCTGAAGCGCCGGGCGTTCCCGGCGCCGAGGATGCCGTCCGCCAGGTCATGCGGCGGTACCTGGAACCGGTGGCGGAGCTGGAGCAGGACCACCTGGGCAGCCTCATCGCCCGCCGGCGCGGCACGGCCGACCGGCCGCGGATCCTGCTGGCCGCCCACATGGACGAAGTCGGGTTCATGGTCCGCCGCATCACCGACGAGGGCTACCTGAAGTTCCAGCCCCTGGGCGGCTGGTGGGGCCAGGTCCTGCTGGCCCAGCGGGTGACGGTCTACACCCGCCGCGGGCCCATCCTGGGCGTGATCGGCTCCAAGCCGCCCCACGTGCTTCCCCCGGACGAGCGGAAGAAGACCGTGGAGATCAAGGACATGTTCATCGACGTGGGGGCGTCCGGCCGCCAGCAGGCCGAGGAGTGGGGGATCCGGCCCGGCGACCCGGTGGTGCCCTACGGGCCCTTCACCCGCCTGCACAACCCCGACCTGGTGCTGGCCAAGGCCCTGGACGACCGGGCCGGTTGCGCCGTGATCGTCCGCGTGCTGGAGGAGCTGGCCGGGACGGAGCACCCCAACACCGTCTACGGCGTCGCCACGGTCCATGAGGAGGTGGCCCGTACCGGTGGCGGGGCCCGCACGTCGGCCTTCGCCGTGGACCCCGACGTGGCCGTCGCCGTGGACGTGGGGATCGCCGGCGACGTCCCGGGCGTCCAGCCCGACGAGGCGCAGAGCCGGCTCGGCCGGGGCCCGACGGTGCTGCTGTTCGACAGCAGCATGGTACCCCACCGGCGCCTGCGCGACCTGGTGGCCGATACGGCCGAGGCCGAGGGGATCCCGTACCAGTTCGACATGATGCCGGGTGGCGCCACGGACGCCGGGTTCTTCCACGTGCACGGCCGCGGGGTGCCATCGGTGGTGGTCGGTCCGCCGGCGCGGTACGTCCACAGCCACGGTGCCATCGTCCACCTGGACGACGTGGAGAACACGGTGCGGCTGCTGGTCGCCCTGGTGCGGCGGCTGGACGCCGCGACGGTGGACGCGCTGCGCCGGGGCGGATGAACCGGCCCGGGGCCCGACCGGGCGGGGATGCCGCCGGGTCGTCCCGCGAGGCGATGCGGCCGGCGGCCCCGGCCCGGCGATCATGAGCGGGGGCTGAGGGCCGGCGGGGCGAAGTTGACTTCGCCCCGCCGCTGTTCTTACTTTGAGTTGGGAGGACAGGAAAACCCCTGCAAGGATGGCGTGGGCCCGCGCCTTTTCTTTTCTGCGGCCGCCTGTTGCGGGGCCGGTTCGGCAGGCGGGAGGCTCCACCCATCACCGGGCGGGGGCATCGCCCGCTGGCGGGCGCCGCCCGCGGCGGTGCTGCCGGCGCGGCGCTGAGAGGAGGGTCGGGATGGGCCTCTACCGCGGTTACCGCGGCAGCCAGGGCCAGTGGGCATGGATGCTCCACCGGCTGAGCGGCGTGGGCATCATGCTGTTCCTCATGATGCATATCGTCGACACCTTCCTGGCCGGGTTCGGCCCGCAGGTGTACGACCACGTCATGGCCCTCTACCGGGCGCCGCTCTTCATGGTCCTTGAGGTCGTGCTGGTGGCGGGCGTGGTCTACCACGCGGTCAACGGCCTGCGGGTGATCGTCATCGACTTCTGGCCCAACGCGCTGCGGTGGCACAAGCCGCTGATCGTGGCGGAAGCGATCGTCTTCCTGGTGCTGTTCATTCCGGCGGCGGTGATCATGCTGGGCCGCCTCTTCGGCTAGGGGGGTGGCGGGGTGTCGTACGGAGAAGGAAGCCCGCGCCCGGCCAGCGGGTTCGAGCTGTGGTCCTGGTTCTTCATGCGGATCTCCGGCCTGCTGCTGGTCTTTCTCGTCCTGGGGCACCTCTACATCATGCATATCCTCAACAGCGTGGAAATCATCGACTACAACTTCGTCGCCCGGCGCTGGGCCAACATCGGCTGGCGCACCTACGACTGGGTGATGCTGGCCCTGGCGCTCTTCCATGGGGCCAACGGGATCCGGGTCATCATCGACGACTACGCCCACCGGCCGGGATGGCGCACCTTCTGGCTGGCGCTGCTCTACGTGGTGA
Proteins encoded in this window:
- a CDS encoding Na/Pi symporter — encoded protein: MPFAPLGRIAVNVAGLAAGLALTTWGLRQAAGDRLEQTVHRLHDAGPYHGLVAGLVLTALLQSSSTFGLLLLAAAAAGWAPRSAARGALVGANLGTTLTAHLTAAPSAGLAVLLAGGGLALAAATWRRPRLRAAGLAALGFAAALTGLDGLGRALGSLTGASAGGAGGAGAWAAWVRQPWAGFTAGLVLSAAALSSSAVLALLQRAVAAGFLRPGEALPVVYGANVGTTSDVLLAGLLLRGPALDLALFHLGMNAATAAVALPLGPALAAAAHALTDDPARQVAWAHTLFNVLGAVLVWPWVTGGPRPRKEAGP
- the sufC gene encoding Fe-S cluster assembly ATPase SufC encodes the protein MASTLEIRELRCNVEEKEILKGVNLTVRQGEVHAIMGPNGSGKSTLAYTLMGHPRYEVTGGEVLLDGENILELPPDERAKRGLFLAFQYPQEVPGVSVANFLRTAVNSLRGEEPAGPAGSGKNLASLAALQKEIEGALEQLRWDPSFTRRYLNEGFSGGEKKKGEMLQMAVLKPKFAIMDETDSGLDIDALKDVARVFNSLRGPQLGAIVITHYQRILKYIEPDFVHIMVDGRIVRSGGRELAEEVEAKGYDWIKAQVG
- a CDS encoding flavin reductase family protein: MPIVPQLLRQAMGQFATGVTLVTAEVDGTVHAMTANAITSVSLEPPLVLVCVGRERVMHGVLEQAGRYGINVLAAEQEPVARFFARQTDQEPAYRFIKEPPRAPRLEGALAYLDCRIVERLPGGDHTIFLAEVEHAEVQGGDPLLFFGGRYGRLASQPAAPSLR
- the sufU gene encoding Fe-S cluster assembly sulfur transfer protein SufU; translation: MGSDFYRENILDHYRNPRNRGTLEGAQIRHEDMNPLCGDQVRFEVRLDDGGRVEAAAFDGRGCAISQASASMLTEAVQGKTLDEIKTMDKDDVLAMLGIPLSPVRLKCALLALKVLQAGIYRYEAEHAGGREA
- a CDS encoding succinate dehydrogenase — protein: MSYGEGSPRPASGFELWSWFFMRISGLLLVFLVLGHLYIMHILNSVEIIDYNFVARRWANIGWRTYDWVMLALALFHGANGIRVIIDDYAHRPGWRTFWLALLYVVTFILLVLGTVVLVTFPFPA
- a CDS encoding SufB/SufD family protein codes for the protein MANSLDNLDTLAQAQGFTADLVDRIARAHDEPDWLVERRREALRIFNELPLPSWRHTKVDDLNLQALRPVAPASALPAWAEAALPPATEAAAIAVQTDGRVEVRHMDPALADRGLVVTDLHTAARTHADLVEKYYMKSGLDPRSDRFAALHAAFWTGGFFVYVPRGLVVEKPIYLITLITAGAAGASVSGHGLVVVDEQAQATLFDESDAHDLSEAALYTGQLEIHVQPAARLDYVSVQNWRAPVREFSQKAGVVRRDATLVATTGFFGGSQTRNLFTLEMVEPGASMENILAYAASGQQHFDLFTKSRHASQSTFGNMTARGILTGASRLVYQGLIRIERGAHKSEDYLSSNTLILSPEAKVLDDIPSLEIEADDVKASHGATVGQVDQEQLFYLRSRGLDEKQARRLLVSGFFEPLLGKIPNDAARERISELVLEKVV
- a CDS encoding M42 family metallopeptidase; translation: MATRSDTARLLEELAEAPGVPGAEDAVRQVMRRYLEPVAELEQDHLGSLIARRRGTADRPRILLAAHMDEVGFMVRRITDEGYLKFQPLGGWWGQVLLAQRVTVYTRRGPILGVIGSKPPHVLPPDERKKTVEIKDMFIDVGASGRQQAEEWGIRPGDPVVPYGPFTRLHNPDLVLAKALDDRAGCAVIVRVLEELAGTEHPNTVYGVATVHEEVARTGGGARTSAFAVDPDVAVAVDVGIAGDVPGVQPDEAQSRLGRGPTVLLFDSSMVPHRRLRDLVADTAEAEGIPYQFDMMPGGATDAGFFHVHGRGVPSVVVGPPARYVHSHGAIVHLDDVENTVRLLVALVRRLDAATVDALRRGG
- a CDS encoding cysteine desulfurase, coding for MAIPGRPSAGAPVPAPGAGTSPASFDPAVIRRDFPILQRQVHGRPLAYLDSAATSQKPGAVIDALAEFYRQSNANVHRGIHTLAEEATAAYEGARARTAAFLGAREDEIVFTRGATEALNLVAWGWALHRLRPGDTILVTLMEHHSNLVPWQQVAARGGFHLRAVPLTGDGRLDRDAFTRLLEEHRPKVVALAHMSNVLGTINPVAELARQARQAGAVVVVDGAQSVPHLPVDVAELGVDFLAFSAHKMLGPTGLGVLYGRRERLAEMEPLLGGGGMIRQVEVERSTWADPPHRFEAGTPPIAEAAAFTAALDYLERLGMEAVAAHERELVRYAWERLREIPGLTIYGPAPEHRGGVISFTVEGVHPHDLAQVLDGEGVAIRAGHHCTQPLHRHLGVVATARASFYIYNDRDDVDRLVAALHHARRLLAGS
- the trxB gene encoding thioredoxin-disulfide reductase, whose amino-acid sequence is MSSQRVVIVGSGPAGLTAAIYAARANLDTTVVAGWEAGGQLMLTTEVENFPGFPDGILGPDLMARMRQQAERAGARFVDGDVTGVDFSQRPFKLKVGSKELEADAVIIATGASAKWLGLPGEKKLMGRGVSSCATCDGAFFRDQDVVVVGGGDTAMEEALYLARICRSVTVIHRRDRLRASKIMQERAMAHDRIRFVWDTVVEDILGEDKVEGVRVRNVKTGEVSQIPCAAVFVAIGHKPNTEFLRGHLDLDERGYIIADGPRTRIPGVFVAGDVRDHRYRQAVTAAAEGCKAAMEAAWFLEGTSDVVPAAPGQEAGVR
- the sdhC gene encoding succinate dehydrogenase, cytochrome b556 subunit — encoded protein: MGLYRGYRGSQGQWAWMLHRLSGVGIMLFLMMHIVDTFLAGFGPQVYDHVMALYRAPLFMVLEVVLVAGVVYHAVNGLRVIVIDFWPNALRWHKPLIVAEAIVFLVLFIPAAVIMLGRLFG